Proteins from a genomic interval of Pseudomonas silesiensis:
- a CDS encoding carboxymuconolactone decarboxylase family protein has translation MSNDKYEQGLKIRTQVLGEAYVKRSIENADDFTRPLQEMVTEYCWGHVWGREGLSLKERSMINLAMISALNRPHELKLHVRGALRNGLSREQIREILLQVGIYCGVPAAVDSFRLAREAFAEADAEASS, from the coding sequence ATGAGCAACGACAAGTACGAACAAGGCCTGAAAATCCGCACCCAGGTGCTGGGCGAGGCCTACGTGAAGCGCTCCATCGAGAACGCCGACGATTTCACCCGCCCGCTCCAGGAAATGGTCACCGAGTACTGCTGGGGCCACGTCTGGGGCCGTGAGGGTTTGTCGCTTAAAGAACGCAGCATGATAAACTTGGCGATGATTTCGGCCCTCAACCGGCCGCACGAACTCAAGCTGCATGTACGCGGCGCCTTGCGTAACGGGCTGAGTCGTGAACAAATACGCGAAATTCTGCTTCAGGTCGGTATTTATTGCGGTGTCCCCGCAGCCGTGGACAGTTTCCGGCTCGCCCGTGAAGCCTTCGCAGAAGCCGATGCCGAGGCCTCCAGTTAA
- a CDS encoding flavin reductase family protein: MIEPGIYKDVMSSFPSGVTVVTTLDPDGGIVGITASAFSALSIDPALVLFCPNYASDTYPILRDSKQFAIHLLSADQTAEAYAFASKGKDKAKAIEWHLSALGNPLLGKATAIIECELWREYDGGDHAIIVGAVKNLILPEQPVTPMIYHKGKLGPLPTLA; encoded by the coding sequence ATGATCGAACCCGGCATTTACAAAGACGTCATGAGCTCGTTCCCTTCCGGGGTCACGGTGGTCACCACCCTGGACCCGGACGGCGGCATCGTCGGCATCACCGCCAGCGCCTTCAGTGCACTGTCGATCGACCCGGCACTGGTGCTGTTCTGCCCCAACTACGCCTCTGACACGTACCCGATCCTGCGCGACAGCAAGCAGTTCGCGATCCACCTGCTGTCCGCCGACCAGACCGCCGAGGCCTATGCCTTTGCCAGTAAAGGCAAGGACAAGGCCAAGGCCATCGAATGGCACCTCAGCGCCCTGGGCAACCCGTTGCTGGGCAAGGCGACGGCGATCATCGAGTGCGAACTGTGGCGCGAATACGACGGCGGTGACCACGCGATCATCGTCGGCGCGGTGAAGAACCTGATCCTGCCCGAGCAGCCGGTGACGCCGATGATCTACCACAAAGGCAAGCTGGGCCCGCTGCCCACACTGGCCTGA
- a CDS encoding aldehyde dehydrogenase — protein sequence MTLASFQMCIGGEWVDALSGKTFESLNPALAEPWAQLPDADEADVERAVQAAQTAFDSPAWRGLTATARGKLLRRLGDLIAENKEQLAQLESRDNGKLIRETRGQVGYLPEFFHYTAGLADKLEGGTLPLDKPDLFAYTVHEAMGVVAAIIPWNSPLYLTAIKLAPALAAGNTIVIKPSEHASATILELARLALEAGIPPGVVNVVTGYGPSTGAALTRHPLVRKIAFTGGAATARHVVRSSAENFAKLSLELGGKSPNIIFADADLDSAINGAIAGIYAASGQSCVSGSRLLVQDAIYDEFVERLVERAKRIRIGNPQEDSSEMGPMATAQQLAVVEGLVADAIAEGAHLRLGGKRPEHLGEGWFYEPTLFECDSNSMKIMQEEVFGPVASVIRFKDEAEALAIANDSQFGLAAGIWTRDLGRAHRLARDVRSGIIWVNTYRAVSAMAPIGGFKNSGYGRESGIDSVLAYTELKTVWINLSQAPMPDPFVMR from the coding sequence ATGACTCTCGCCTCCTTCCAGATGTGCATCGGCGGTGAATGGGTCGATGCCCTGTCCGGCAAGACCTTTGAAAGCCTGAACCCGGCCCTGGCCGAACCCTGGGCGCAACTGCCCGATGCCGACGAAGCCGATGTCGAACGCGCCGTACAGGCTGCGCAGACCGCCTTCGACAGCCCGGCCTGGCGCGGCCTGACCGCCACCGCCCGCGGCAAGCTGCTGCGACGCCTGGGCGACCTGATCGCCGAAAACAAGGAACAACTGGCGCAGCTGGAAAGCCGCGACAACGGCAAGCTGATCCGCGAAACCCGCGGCCAGGTCGGCTACCTGCCGGAGTTTTTCCACTACACCGCGGGCCTGGCCGACAAGCTCGAAGGCGGCACCCTGCCCCTGGACAAGCCGGACCTGTTTGCCTACACCGTGCACGAAGCCATGGGCGTGGTGGCGGCGATCATTCCCTGGAACAGCCCGCTGTACCTGACCGCGATCAAACTGGCCCCGGCCCTGGCGGCGGGCAATACCATCGTGATAAAACCGTCCGAGCATGCCTCGGCGACCATTCTCGAGCTGGCGCGCCTGGCACTGGAAGCCGGCATTCCGCCGGGCGTGGTCAACGTGGTCACCGGTTACGGCCCAAGCACCGGCGCGGCCCTCACCCGCCACCCGCTGGTGCGCAAGATCGCTTTCACCGGCGGCGCTGCGACGGCACGGCACGTAGTGCGCAGCAGCGCGGAGAACTTCGCCAAACTGTCGCTGGAGCTGGGCGGCAAATCGCCAAACATCATTTTCGCCGACGCCGACCTCGACAGCGCGATCAACGGCGCGATCGCCGGGATCTATGCGGCCTCCGGCCAGAGCTGCGTGTCCGGCTCGCGGCTGCTGGTGCAGGACGCGATCTACGATGAATTCGTCGAGCGCCTGGTCGAACGCGCCAAGCGCATCCGCATCGGCAACCCCCAGGAAGACAGCAGCGAAATGGGGCCGATGGCCACCGCGCAGCAACTGGCCGTGGTCGAAGGCCTGGTCGCCGATGCCATCGCCGAAGGTGCGCACCTGCGCCTGGGCGGCAAGCGTCCGGAGCATCTGGGCGAAGGCTGGTTCTACGAGCCGACCCTGTTCGAATGCGATAGCAACTCGATGAAGATCATGCAGGAAGAAGTCTTCGGTCCGGTGGCCTCGGTCATTCGCTTCAAAGACGAGGCCGAAGCCCTGGCGATCGCCAACGACTCGCAGTTCGGCCTCGCCGCCGGCATCTGGACCCGCGACCTGGGCCGCGCCCATCGCCTGGCCCGGGACGTGCGCTCCGGGATCATCTGGGTCAACACCTACCGCGCGGTATCGGCCATGGCGCCGATCGGCGGTTTCAAGAACAGCGGCTATGGACGCGAAAGCGGCATCGATTCGGTGCTGGCCTACACCGAGCTCAAGACGGTGTGGATCAACCTTTCCCAGGCTCCCATGCCTGATCCGTTTGTGATGCGCTAG
- a CDS encoding alpha/beta fold hydrolase — protein sequence MIRLTAERTPAGTSYLATGQGQPVVLIHGVGLNKEMWGGQVVGLATKYRVIAYDMLGHGASPRPASGTPLLGYADQLLELLDHLQLPQATVIGFSMGGLVARAFALHYPQRLQGLVVLNSVFNRSAEQRAGVIARTAQAAEHGPDANAEAALSRWFSREYQAANPAQIAALRQTLAENDPQGYLTTYELFATQDMYRAEDLASIQVPTLVATGELDPGSTPEMARQLAERIPGATVAVLAEQRHMMPVESPRLVNQLLLEFLDNAHARQNQIKGIVA from the coding sequence CGTGGGCCTGAACAAAGAAATGTGGGGCGGCCAGGTCGTTGGCCTGGCCACGAAATACCGCGTGATCGCCTACGACATGCTCGGCCATGGCGCCAGCCCGCGTCCGGCCAGCGGCACGCCCCTGCTCGGCTATGCCGACCAGCTGCTGGAGCTGCTCGACCACCTGCAGTTGCCCCAGGCGACGGTGATCGGCTTTTCCATGGGCGGGCTGGTAGCGCGGGCGTTTGCCCTGCACTACCCGCAACGCCTGCAAGGCCTGGTGGTGCTCAACAGCGTGTTCAATCGCAGCGCCGAACAGCGTGCCGGCGTCATCGCCCGCACCGCCCAGGCGGCCGAGCACGGCCCGGATGCCAACGCCGAAGCCGCGCTGTCACGCTGGTTCAGCCGCGAATACCAGGCAGCCAACCCGGCGCAGATCGCCGCGTTGCGCCAAACCCTGGCCGAGAATGACCCCCAGGGTTACCTGACCACCTACGAGCTGTTCGCGACCCAGGACATGTACCGCGCCGAGGACCTGGCGAGCATCCAGGTACCGACCCTGGTCGCCACCGGCGAACTGGACCCGGGCTCGACACCGGAAATGGCCCGGCAACTGGCCGAGCGAATTCCCGGCGCCACGGTTGCCGTGCTCGCCGAGCAGCGGCATATGATGCCGGTAGAATCGCCGCGCCTGGTCAACCAGCTGTTGCTGGAATTCCTCGACAACGCGCACGCCCGACAAAACCAGATAAAGGGGATCGTTGCATGA